From a region of the Pogona vitticeps strain Pit_001003342236 chromosome 7, PviZW2.1, whole genome shotgun sequence genome:
- the TIMM13 gene encoding mitochondrial import inner membrane translocase subunit Tim13, whose amino-acid sequence MASGGSGEFGSGARLDPGALMEQVKVQIAVANAQELLQRMTDKCFRKCIGKPGSSLDNSEQKCIAMCMDRYMDAWNTVSRAYNSRLQRERANM is encoded by the exons ATGGCGTCCGGCGGGAGCGGCGAGTTCGGCTCCGGGGCCCGCCTGGACCCGGGGGCGCTGATGGAGCAAGTCAAGGTCCAGATCGCTGTGGCCAACGCCCAGGAGCTCCTGCAG AGGATGACGGACAAGTGCTTCCGGAAGTGCATCGGGAAACCTGGGAGCTCCCTGGATAACTCCGAGCAG AAGTGCATCGCCATGTGCATGGACCGCTACATGGACGCCTGGAACACCGTCTCGAGGGCCTACAACTCCCGGCTGCAGCGGGAGCGAGCCAACATGTGA